Sequence from the Natronomonas marina genome:
ACGAGGACGAGGCGGGGATCGTGCTGACGCCGAAGGACCTCCGGTTCTCGGTGATCCTCCTCGTCGTGTTCACCGGCTACGCGGTCTGGGTGGCCTACACGACGCGGGAGGTGTGGTCGTTCACGGCCGCCTCGACGGTGGCCGCGGCGCTCGTCATGATCGGCGGTCTGTACCTCTTCGGCGGGTCGGACTCGGTCGAGGAGCCGGCAGAGACGGTCACCGAGCCGTCCCACGGCGGGACGGTCGCTGGACCGCCCGAAACGAGGACCGAACCGCTCGTCGACGGCGGCATCGAGGCCGTCGACGGGCCGGGAATACCGAGGACCGCGGTGGAACCGGACCGGCCGACGACAGCAGAACCGGAACGCCCCGGGGGCGAACCCTCGAACCCGAACTTCGAGGACCTCGAACCCGCCGTCGTCGAGGTGGAGCAAGCAGCCGACGCCGGAGAGCAGGCAGCCGACGCCAGGGAGCAGGCAGCCGAGGAAACGACGTGGCCGCTGGCGAGGAACCCGCTGTTGTATCCGCTGCACGCGATCCTCTATGCGATCGGGTACGTGATCGTCGAACCGGTCAGGTTCGTCTACCGGCGACTGCCGTTCGCCGGCGGAGGTGGTCGGGATGACTGAGGCACGGTGGGCCGTCCTGCTGGGACTGCTCGTGTTCGGCCTGAGCCTCGGGGGCGGGTACAGCTTCGCGGTGCTCAGCGACCAGGAGAGTGCCACCGTCACCATCGAAGGGATCGAGCCGACACCGACGCCGACGGACACGCCGGAACTTCCGACCGGCCCGCCCGACGACGGACCTCGCGGCCCACCGGACGACGGACCCCGCGGCCCACCGGACGACAGACCTCGCGGTCCGCCCGACGATGGGTCGGATCGGCGAGCAACACCGACGCCGACATCGATGCCGGGCGAAACACCGACGCCGACACCGCCGAACCGCCGAGCGACCCCGACGCCGGACGAAACGCCGACCCGGACACCGAACGATACCCCGACTCAGACACCGAACGATACCCCGACCCGGACACCGAACGATACCCCGACCCGGACACCGAACGATACCCCGACTCAGACACCGGACGATACCCCGACGCCGCCCTCGGAGCCGGCATCGACGCCGACCGGGGCCGACTCGGAGAGTGACGATAGCGGATAGGGATGACCGGGAGATAGCCGGGAGCGATCAGTGATGAAGGAAAGAAACGGCAACTGGGCGGCGCTTCTTCCGGGGATAGCGCCCGGAGCCCACAAGCGCAACGTCATCGTTTTGTTGGTCTACGTGTTCCTGCTCCTGATGGCGCTCTCGTTGCTCAACGTCGTGATTCCGGACCACCTGTTCTGAGACGGTGGGGTCGGGTCCGGCACGGATCGACATCCGCAGTTCTTTCGACCGATTTCCCGGATCGAACGGCGACGTTCGGCCGCCCCACACCAGCCAACGCTTAAGCCTCGTCCGTCCCCTTCTTCGATAATGTTCGATCCGGACGATCTCGAGGCGATTCGGGAGGGACACGACCGGTGGGAAGCGGAGACCTACGGTCCGACCGTCGAGCGCTTCGGAGAACGAACCGAGCAGTTCACGACCGACACCGGCGGCCAGGAGGTCGATCCCCTCTACACGCCCGCCGACGTGGCAGACCTCGACTACGACGACGACGTCGGCTTCCCTGGCGAGTCGCCCTACACCCGCGGCGTCTACTCGACGATGTACCGCGGCCGCCTGTGGACGATGCGACAGTACGCCGGCATGGGCACCGCGAGCGAGACCAACGAGCGGTTCAACTACCTGATGGACGAGGGCCAGACCGGTCTCTCGATGGCCTTCGACCTCCCGACCCAGATGGGCTACGACTCCGATTCGGCGATGGCCGAGGGCGAGGTCGGGAAGGCCGGCGTCGCTATCGACTCCCTGGAGGACTTCGAGACGGTCTTCGACGGCATCCCGCTGGACGAGGTGTCGACCTCGATGACCATCAACGCGCCCGCCTCGGTCCTGCTTGCAATGTACATCGCCGTCGGCGACCGGCAGGGCGTCGACCGCGAACAGCTCCGCGGCACGATCCAGAACGACATCCTCAAGGAGTACATCGCCCGCAACACCTACATCTACCCGCCCGAGCCCTCGATGCGGATCATCACCGACATCTTCGAGTTCTGCGCCGCCGAGGTGCCGAACTTCAACACCATCTCCATCTCGGGGTACCACGTCCGCGAGGCCGGCGCCACCGCCGCCCAGGAACTCGCCTTCACCCTCGGCGACGGCATCGAGTACGTCGAGGCCGCAATCGAGGCCGGCCAGGACGTCGACGAGTTCGCCCCGCAGCTATCCTTCTTCTTCAACGCCCACAACAACATCCTCGAGGAGGTGGCGAAGTTCCGCGCCGCCCGCCGGATGTGGTACAGAATCATGGAGGAGCGCTTCGACGCCGAGAAACCCGGGTCCAAGCAGTTGAAGTTCCACACCCAGACCGCCGGCTCGACGCTGACCGCCCAGCAGGTCGAGAACAACGTCGTCCGCGTCGCGTATCAGGCGCTCGCAGCAGTGCTGGGCGGCACCCAGAGCCTCCACACCAACGGCAAGGACGAGGCGCTCAGCCTCCCGACCGAGAAGTCCGTCCGGACCGCGCTCCGCACCCAGCAGATCCTCGCACACGAGTCCGGCGCCGCCGACACCATCGACCCGCTGGCGGGGTCGTACTACGTCGAGGCGCTGACCGACGAACTCGAGAGCGAGGCCTTCGACATCCTCGATGAGGTCGACGACCGCGGCGGGATGCGGAAGGCCATCGAGCGCGGGTGGGTCCAGGACCAGATCCAGAACGTCGCCTTCGAGCGCCAGCGCGAGATAGAGACCGGCGAGCGCGTCATCGTCGGCGTCAACGAGTACACCGTCGACGAGGACCCCAAGGAGGACATCGAGGAGGTAAGCGAGGAAGAGCAGCGCCGCCAGCGCGAGCGCGTCCAGCAACTCCGCGAGGAGCGGGACGGCGAGGCCGTCGACGCCGCCCTCGAGGCGCTCCGGGAGGCTGCCCGCGGCGAGGAGAACGTGATGCCGTACATCGTCGACGCGGTGAAGGCCTACGCGACGACCGGCGAGATATGCGACGCCATGCGGGACGTCTTCGGCGAGTACCGAGCCGGGGTGTGAGCGAACCCCGGTAGAACGTCGGGCTTTTCTCGTCGGCCGTCGACCACCCACCATGCGCTTCGACCACGCCGGCGTCGCCACCGAGAACGCCGAGAGCCTGGCCTTCCGCTACGAGGACCTGTTCGGCTGTGAAATCGCCCACGAGGAACGGTTCGGAGACCTCCAGGTACTGTTTCTCGAACTCGATAACGGCTACTTCGAGTTGCTCGAACCCCGCGAGGAGGGCACCATCTCGCGGTACCTCGAGAACCACGGGCCGGGCCTGCACCACGTCGCACTCGAGACCGACGACATCGAGGCCGCCCTGGAGAACGCCGAGTCCGTCGGCGTCGAGTTGATAGACGAAGAGCCGCGACCGGGCGCGTGGGGCCACGACGTCGCCTTCCTCCACCCCGAATCGACCGGCGGCGTTCTCGTGGAGTTCGTCGAGCACTGAAACCGGCGCTTCTCGCCCGGCTGCGATGGCGACGACCTGGCCGTCGAGGAACTGGTCGCTGAAACGGAGGCACGGGTCGAAGACCTCACCGGACTGGTCGCGTAGCGAGTCGAGAGGAGAACGAGCATCCGCGAGCGAACGGAGCGAGCGGTCTACCGAAAACGTGACCCCCCGCAGCGCGACCACAGGGTGGCGCGAGGAAGTGACCTTTCGAAATCTCTTGGTGCTATCAAGAGTCGCGTGCTGATAGAGACGGGGGTGAAGCAGTCGGTCACCGTCGATTCCAAACCGGGGTAGCTAGAGCAACCAAACGATAGGATGCATCTCCCTGTAGCACACCTCTGAGAACTATCAGCAACCGAGGGGTTCGACAGGGTCAGATGTTACCAAGAGAAGGCTATTCCCGGTACGTCTCGACTTCCAGGTCCTCGATAGCAGCAAAATGGTTGTCGTTCACGACGAGGGACACACCGAGCGAGCGAGCAGTTCCAGCTACGTAGATGTCGCTTTTGTTGATCATTTCGCCGTCGGCACGGAGCCCGACGTAGATCTCGGCGGCTTCTGCAGCCGTTTCGTTCGTGAACGGCACCGGCTCCACCCATTCGTACTTCGACATCGCCTCCTCTCGTGGCATATCCTGGGTGATCATCAACCCGCGATAGAGCTCGGAGAGGACGATGGTCGATGCACCGATCTCTTCCTCGTCGTGGGCGGCTAAATACGCGATTGCGGCGTCGTCACCTCGGGCGTAGTCGATGAGAAACGACGCGTCTACGAGCTTCACGATTCCCCTGAAAGCCGCTCGTCGATTCCGTCGCCGCGTTCATCGAACGCGTCATCGAGGTCCTCGAAGCCTCGCTCGACCTCTGCTTCGAGGTCGGCAGCCGCTTGCTGAGAGAGAAATCCGGCGTTCGTCCGCCAATCGGAATCGAGTTCGTGGAGGAGACGGTCAAGCGTCTCACTGAAGCTCTCGTCACCGCGTTTGTGTGCTTTCAGCCGCTCGTAAACGTCCTCCTTGATACCGATATTTTTCGAGGCCATCCGTGTTTGTGTATGAGTTTGTGTACACATCAAAGTTGGCCCTACCCCACCATTTCAAAATGATGATAACCTTATATTTCAACTGTGATGGCAAATATTTGATACGCTTGCCGTGCTGAATATAGAGCGTGTATGCAGCAGGGTGACTGTGTCGGCAGTAGAATGATTACGTACCAGTTCCAAAGATAGGTATGAGCGAACGGCAAGGGCGTCTCCTCGGTATCGTCGGCATCGTCCTGTCTATTCTGGCGTTGACCTATACGGTTCTCTGGTTCGCTGGAATCGTTTGAACTGCGCGACCGACTCGCGCTATAGGTTCAGCAGCGGCCAAACGAACTACCCGCTTTCTGTCAGAAACAGCATGCGACTTCAGAGCGTGAATCGATCAGCCCTTTCGGCTGGCCGGTATCGCCGCCCAAGGAAGGGAAACGATTACTTCGGGTCGGTCAAAGTCGGCTCTTCTGATTCGCGGGACCCCTTCTGGCGGTACGTGTTGAATCCGAGGATTCGGTTGAGTGGACACTTCTGGATGAGGCCGGTGACCAGCAGTATCATCCCAACGAGCAACACGAGTACTGAGGTAAGTGCTTGGGGTAACGGACCGACTGCGAGGACAAGTAAGCCCGCGTAGCCAGCGATCCCAGCCAGAACTAGGATGGGACCGATAACGAGGCGAGCGAGGCGGTCCATGCCGCCGACGTTTTTGTTCATAGTATTTCCCTCGTAGAAGTATACGCGCCCGCTATAGATAAACTGAGCACTCAATTCTCGCATGCCGGGACCGATGAAGGCGACTCAATCTATCATAGACGCGGCTCGCGTTACCGACGGTTCCTAGCGCAATTCCACGTACAAGATTCGCGCCTTGTATTCAGCACGGTCGCTGGGACGTGTCACCGACCGAGATATGCAACGACGCCGAAAGGGCAAAAAGCGGAGTTTCAGTAGAACTCCCGCACCAGGTCCATCGCGTCCTCGGGGGCGCCGTCGGGGATGTCGGTCATCGGTGCCTCGACGCCCTCGCGCTTCTCGTAGCCGACCGAGCTCTCGTCCTGGTAGATGACGCCCTGGTACTCCTTGTCGCGGTCCATGATGAGGTCCTTGGCGGCGTCGTAGTCGCCGCGGTCGTGGTCGAACTCCTCGTCGCCGACGTCGACGATGGCGTCCCGGAAGTAGTCGTAGGTGTCGACGTCGTTGAACGTCACGCACGGCGAGTAGACGTTGACGAAGCCGAAGCCGTCGTGCTCGATGGCCTCCTGGACGATTTCGGTGTGGCGCTGGGAGTCCGACGAGAACGACTGGGCGATGAAGGTGCCGCCCGCGGCGAGCGCCAGGGCGAGCGGATTGACGGGCTGTTGGTTCGTGCCGTCGGGCGAGGTCGAGGTCTCGAAGTCCTCCCGCGAGGTGGGCGAGAACTGGCCCTTGGTGAGCCCGTAGATGCGGTTGTCCATCACGACGTAGGTCATGTCGACGTTCCGGCGGACGGCGTGGACGAAGTGGCCGGCCCCGATGGAGTAGCCGTCGCCGTCGCCGCCGGCGACCATGACCTCGAGTTCGGGGTTGGCGATCTTGACGCCGGTGCCGACCGGCAGCGCGCGACCGTGGACGCCGTGCAGCGCGTAGCTGTGCATATAGGTCCCGATCTTGCCGGAACAGCCGATGCCGGCGACCACGAACGTGTTGTCGGGGTCGTTGCCGGTGTTGGCCAGCGCCTTCATCATGCCGTTCATCGTCCCGAAGTCGCCGCAGCCGGGACACCACGTCGGTTGCTTGTCGGATTTGAAGTCAGTGAATCGGATCTCGGAACTCATCGTTATGCCTCCACCTCCGCGTCCGCCTCGTCGGGTTCGCCGAGGGCTGCCTCGACCTCTTCGGCGAGTTCGTCCGCCTTGAACCGGACGCCGTCGTACTTGTTGATTCGCTCGACCCGGGTCAGCGCGTCGTGTTCGATCAGGTCGGCGAACTGGCCGGTCGCGTTACACTCGACGACGATGACGTCGTCGGCGGCCTCGATCTCCTCGGTGAGGTCGGGCCGCGGGAAGATGTACGGTACCGAGATGAACCGGACGTCGATGCCGTCCTCGTCGAGGAAGTCCATCGCCTCCTGCATGGCGCCCTCGTTGGACCCCCACGAGACGACGAGCGTGTCGGCGTCGGGGTCGCCGAACTCGCGGTAACTCCAGTCCTCCCGCTCGATTGCGGTCTCGACCTTCCGGTCGCGCTTGTCGACCTGCTGGACGCGCATGTCGGTGTCCTCGGTCCGGCGCCCGAGTTCGTCGTGCTCGAGACCGGTGGACATGTGGGCGCCGTCGGTGGTCCCGGGGAAGGCCCGCGGGCTGACGCCGTCGTCGGTGACGGCGTGGGGCTTGAACTGCCCCTGGTCGTTGGTCCACTCCTCGACGCTGTCCTCGTCGACGACCTTCCCGCGGTCGACTTCGACGGCTTCCATGTCGAACTCCTCGGGTTCGAAGGTCTGCTCGGTGACCGCGAGCGCCAGGTCCGCGGTCAGATAGACCGGGAGCTGGTACTTCTCGGCGAGGTTGAACGCCTCGACGGTCTTGTGGAAGCACTCGGCGACGGTCGTCGGCGCGACGACGAACCGCGGCACCTCGCCGTGGCCGCCGTACAGCATCGCGTTGAGGTCGCCCTGCTCCTGTTTGGTCGGCATCCCCGTCGAGGGCCCCGAGCGCATCACGTTACAGATGACGAGCGGCGTCTCCGACGTGGCCACCAGCCCGAACGTCTCGGTCATCAGGTCGATACCGGGACCGGAGGTGGCCGTCATCGAGCGCGCGCCGGCGCGCGCGGCACCGAGCGCCATGTTGATGGCCGACAGTTCGTCCTCAGCCTGGACGACGATACCGCCGTAGTTCTCGATGCGGCCCTTCAGGTACTCCATCACGTCCGTCGCGGGCGTGATGGGGTAGCCGGCGTAGAACCGACAGCCGGCGGCGAGGGCGCCCATGCCGATGGCCTCGTCGCCGTTCAGC
This genomic interval carries:
- a CDS encoding PIN domain-containing protein, producing MKLVDASFLIDYARGDDAAIAYLAAHDEEEIGASTIVLSELYRGLMITQDMPREEAMSKYEWVEPVPFTNETAAEAAEIYVGLRADGEMINKSDIYVAGTARSLGVSLVVNDNHFAAIEDLEVETYRE
- a CDS encoding acyl-CoA mutase large subunit family protein → MFDPDDLEAIREGHDRWEAETYGPTVERFGERTEQFTTDTGGQEVDPLYTPADVADLDYDDDVGFPGESPYTRGVYSTMYRGRLWTMRQYAGMGTASETNERFNYLMDEGQTGLSMAFDLPTQMGYDSDSAMAEGEVGKAGVAIDSLEDFETVFDGIPLDEVSTSMTINAPASVLLAMYIAVGDRQGVDREQLRGTIQNDILKEYIARNTYIYPPEPSMRIITDIFEFCAAEVPNFNTISISGYHVREAGATAAQELAFTLGDGIEYVEAAIEAGQDVDEFAPQLSFFFNAHNNILEEVAKFRAARRMWYRIMEERFDAEKPGSKQLKFHTQTAGSTLTAQQVENNVVRVAYQALAAVLGGTQSLHTNGKDEALSLPTEKSVRTALRTQQILAHESGAADTIDPLAGSYYVEALTDELESEAFDILDEVDDRGGMRKAIERGWVQDQIQNVAFERQREIETGERVIVGVNEYTVDEDPKEDIEEVSEEEQRRQRERVQQLREERDGEAVDAALEALREAARGEENVMPYIVDAVKAYATTGEICDAMRDVFGEYRAGV
- a CDS encoding 2-oxoacid:acceptor oxidoreductase subunit alpha codes for the protein MPEDLNWAIGGEAGDGINSTGKIFAQALSRAGRHVFTSKDFASRIRGGYTAYKVRSSVDRVESVVDRLDILIALTQRTVDENMDELHDGSVIIYDGERTMMEDFEAPGEMTGLDVPLKRLAEDAGGAIMRNIVALGAACEVTGFDIEYLDESLEKRFGNKGQAIVDNNREAARLGAEYVREEIDTTTDYDIDTTDNDYVLLNGDEAIGMGALAAGCRFYAGYPITPATDVMEYLKGRIENYGGIVVQAEDELSAINMALGAARAGARSMTATSGPGIDLMTETFGLVATSETPLVICNVMRSGPSTGMPTKQEQGDLNAMLYGGHGEVPRFVVAPTTVAECFHKTVEAFNLAEKYQLPVYLTADLALAVTEQTFEPEEFDMEAVEVDRGKVVDEDSVEEWTNDQGQFKPHAVTDDGVSPRAFPGTTDGAHMSTGLEHDELGRRTEDTDMRVQQVDKRDRKVETAIEREDWSYREFGDPDADTLVVSWGSNEGAMQEAMDFLDEDGIDVRFISVPYIFPRPDLTEEIEAADDVIVVECNATGQFADLIEHDALTRVERINKYDGVRFKADELAEEVEAALGEPDEADAEVEA
- a CDS encoding 2-oxoacid:ferredoxin oxidoreductase subunit beta, translating into MSSEIRFTDFKSDKQPTWCPGCGDFGTMNGMMKALANTGNDPDNTFVVAGIGCSGKIGTYMHSYALHGVHGRALPVGTGVKIANPELEVMVAGGDGDGYSIGAGHFVHAVRRNVDMTYVVMDNRIYGLTKGQFSPTSREDFETSTSPDGTNQQPVNPLALALAAGGTFIAQSFSSDSQRHTEIVQEAIEHDGFGFVNVYSPCVTFNDVDTYDYFRDAIVDVGDEEFDHDRGDYDAAKDLIMDRDKEYQGVIYQDESSVGYEKREGVEAPMTDIPDGAPEDAMDLVREFY
- the mce gene encoding methylmalonyl-CoA epimerase gives rise to the protein MRFDHAGVATENAESLAFRYEDLFGCEIAHEERFGDLQVLFLELDNGYFELLEPREEGTISRYLENHGPGLHHVALETDDIEAALENAESVGVELIDEEPRPGAWGHDVAFLHPESTGGVLVEFVEH
- a CDS encoding YgaP family membrane protein is translated as MNKNVGGMDRLARLVIGPILVLAGIAGYAGLLVLAVGPLPQALTSVLVLLVGMILLVTGLIQKCPLNRILGFNTYRQKGSRESEEPTLTDPK
- a CDS encoding antitoxin VapB family protein, translated to MASKNIGIKEDVYERLKAHKRGDESFSETLDRLLHELDSDWRTNAGFLSQQAAADLEAEVERGFEDLDDAFDERGDGIDERLSGES